A window of the Streptomyces albireticuli genome harbors these coding sequences:
- a CDS encoding helix-turn-helix domain-containing protein encodes MLVTDFSTEVVAAPERFALFEEVAAGSHLRNRLRSDDREDFRARVRVLDLGELQVSALSFPHLEITRTAKTIRQSDPEVYMVNYIFGGGAGFAQAGKDTTLRAGDLMVLDSSRPFDAHRHAVRESWSQLTVQLPHTLLPLPEKTMRGLLAVPISGRGGMGGVFARWLADLDARAEEFTPADIPTLASVTLDLLTAVVARCLEAEEALNPEARRSALRARINAYVEQRLGDPALTPRTIADAHHISLRHLQQLLAEDGTSPAAWIRHRRLERCRHDLADPRLSARPVQAVAERWGFVNLAHFSRLFRDAYGIPPRDYRTLSPKTCANRQQPCAD; translated from the coding sequence ATGCTGGTGACGGATTTCAGTACAGAGGTCGTGGCGGCGCCGGAGCGGTTCGCGCTGTTCGAGGAAGTCGCGGCAGGGTCGCACCTGCGCAACCGGCTGCGCAGCGACGACCGGGAGGACTTCCGTGCCCGGGTCCGCGTCCTGGACCTGGGGGAGTTACAGGTGTCCGCGCTGTCCTTTCCGCATCTGGAGATCACGCGGACAGCGAAGACGATCCGGCAGTCCGACCCCGAGGTGTACATGGTCAATTACATTTTCGGTGGGGGCGCGGGTTTCGCCCAGGCCGGCAAAGACACGACGTTGCGTGCGGGCGACCTCATGGTGCTGGACAGCAGTCGTCCTTTCGACGCCCATCGCCACGCCGTCCGGGAGAGCTGGTCGCAACTGACCGTGCAGCTGCCTCACACGCTGCTGCCGCTGCCGGAGAAGACGATGCGGGGCCTGCTCGCTGTCCCGATCAGCGGCCGCGGCGGCATGGGCGGGGTGTTCGCCCGCTGGCTGGCCGACCTCGACGCACGTGCCGAGGAGTTCACTCCGGCCGACATCCCCACGCTCGCCTCGGTCACCCTGGACCTCCTGACAGCCGTCGTCGCCCGCTGCCTGGAGGCCGAAGAGGCGCTGAACCCGGAGGCCCGCCGGAGTGCCCTGCGGGCCCGGATCAACGCGTATGTCGAGCAGCGCCTCGGCGATCCGGCCTTGACCCCCCGGACGATCGCGGACGCCCACCACATCTCCCTGCGTCATCTCCAGCAGCTGCTCGCCGAGGACGGCACGTCGCCGGCGGCCTGGATACGTCACCGCCGTCTGGAGCGCTGCCGCCACGACCTGGCCGACCCCCGCCTGAGCGCCCGTCCGGTCCAGGCCGTCGCCGAACGCTGGGGCTTCGTCAACCTCGCGCACTTCAGCCGCCTGTTCCGGGACGCCTACGGGATACCACCGCGGGACTACAGAACCCTGTCGCCCAAGACGTGCGCGAATCGTCAACAGCCCTGCGCGGACTGA
- a CDS encoding HAD domain-containing protein translates to MIGNTLPLLFLDVDGPLIPFGATRQQLPHGYPTYRSGRETQAADANPLITRIDPAHGPRLMALPCELVWATTWMSDANECIAPWLGLPELPVVIWPEPSDEDERGGLHWKTRGILDWAAGRPFAWVDDEITDADRIWTEAHHPGRALLRRVDPRQGITDEDFAALDLWLRLHAG, encoded by the coding sequence GTGATCGGTAATACGCTGCCCCTTCTCTTTCTCGATGTCGACGGCCCTCTCATCCCCTTCGGGGCGACGCGACAACAGCTTCCTCACGGTTACCCGACATACCGGTCCGGGCGTGAGACGCAGGCAGCCGACGCGAATCCGCTGATCACCAGGATCGATCCGGCGCACGGGCCCCGGCTGATGGCATTGCCGTGCGAGCTGGTGTGGGCCACGACCTGGATGTCCGACGCGAACGAATGCATCGCACCCTGGCTCGGCCTGCCGGAGCTGCCCGTCGTGATCTGGCCCGAACCGTCCGACGAGGACGAGCGGGGCGGGCTCCACTGGAAGACCCGCGGCATCCTCGACTGGGCGGCCGGACGACCGTTCGCCTGGGTGGACGACGAGATCACCGACGCCGACCGGATCTGGACGGAGGCGCACCACCCGGGGCGGGCCCTCCTGCGCCGCGTCGATCCTCGGCAAGGCATCACGGACGAGGACTTCGCCGCTCTCGACCTCTGGCTGCGACTCCACGCGGGCTAG